The Euphorbia lathyris chromosome 3, ddEupLath1.1, whole genome shotgun sequence genome contains a region encoding:
- the LOC136222188 gene encoding large ribosomal subunit protein uL4-like has product MAAAAAARPLVTVQSLPSLNEMADSSQTVILPDVMKASIRPDIANFVHSNMSKNSRQPYAVSKSAGHQTSAESWGTGRAVSRIPRVPGGGTHRAGQGAYGNMCRGGRMFAPTKIWRRWHRRVNLNQKRYAVVTAIAASAIPSLVMARGHKIETVPEMPLVISDSAESLEKTSAAIKLLKDIGAYADVEKAKDSHAIRAGKGKMRNRRYISRKGPLIVYGSEGAKLVKAFRNIPGVEIANVDRLNLLKLAPGGHLGRFVIWTKSAFEKLDSVYGSFDKLSEKKKGYVLPRSKMVNADLARIINSDEVQSVVKPIQKGIKRAPLKKNPLKNLNSMLKLNPYAKTARRMSLLAEAERVKSKKEKLDRKRKTATKEEAAAIKAAGKAWYNTMISDSDYAEFDIFSKWLNVSQ; this is encoded by the exons atggccgccgctgccgccgCCCGGCCTCTTGTTACTGTCCAATCTCTGCCATCTCTAAATGAAATGGCGGATTCTTCACAAACCGTGATCCTTCCAGACGTGATGAAAGCTTCAATCCGTCCAGACATTGCTAATTTTGTGCATAGCAATATGTCCAAAAACAGCCGTCAGCCATATGCCGTATCCAAGAGCGCCGGCCACCAGACTTCGGCCGAATCCTGGGGAACTGGTCGTGCAGTTTCGCGTATCCCCCGTGTTCCTGGCGGTGGTACTCACCGGGCAGGACAAGGAGCTTACGGAAATATGTGTCGTGGAGGACGCATGTTTGCTCCGACCAAGATCTGGAGAAGGTGGCATCGGAGAGTGAACCTTAATCAGAAAAGGTATGCTGTTGTTACAGCCATAGCAGCCTCAGCCATTCCCTCTCTGGTGATGGCTCGTGGCCACAAAATTGAAACGGTGCCGGAGATGCCCCTGGTGATCAGTGATTCTGCTGAATCTCTAGAGAAGACTTCTGCCGCTATCAAGCTGTTGAAGGATATCGGGGCTTATGCTGATGTGGAGAAGGCTAAAGATAGCCACGCTATCAGAGCTGGAAAGGGGAAGATGCGAAATCGTCGATACATTTCTCGGAAAGGTCCACTGATTGTGTATGGAAGTGAAGGTGCTAAGCTTGTTAAAGCTTTCCGAAACATTCCGGGTGTTGAGATAGCCAATGTTGATCGGCTCAACCTCCTTAAGCTTGCTCCAGGTGGCCATCTTGGTCGGTTCGTGATCTGGACAAAATCTGCTTTCGAGAAGCTTGACTCTGTGTACGGGTCATTTGACAAGTTatcggagaagaagaaggggtaTGTATTACCTAGGTCTAAGATGGTGAATGCCGACCTTGCTAGAATCATCAATTCGGATGAAGTTCAATCAGTAGTGAAACCTATTCAGAAGGGTATCAAGAGGGCCCCATTAAAGAAGAATCCTCTGAAGAATTTGAACTCGATGTTGAAGTTGAATCCGTACGCTAAAACAGCTAGGAGGATGTCTCTTTTGGCAGAGGCAGAGCGAGTGAAGTCGAAGAAGGAGAAATTGGACAGAAAGAGAAAGACAGCTACAAAG GAGGAGGCAGCTGCCATCAAAGCTGCCGGCAAAGCATGGTACAATACCATGATCTCTGATAGTGATTATGCTGAGTTCGACATCTTCTCGAAGTGGCTGAATGTTAGCCAATAA